The genome window AAAACTGAAGtcattaataattaattaaattaattatgggttgggttgggttgagttttgtttaatttgattaatttggtGGATGCAGAAAGTACCATTTATCTCTGATGATCTGAAATTGGAATGCGAAGGCAAGGACAAGTACAAGTGTGGTTCCAATGTATTCTGGAAATGGTAATcaagagaaaagaaatggtTCCAATCTCTTAATTTCCTCAGCAACCCTCAACATGTATGTAGCTAAATTTCTTCTTAATTCAAAAACTTCAATCCTTTCATCTACATCTTGTGATTTAATTATTGTTCCCTCCATAAGTATTCTCTTCTGTTCCGTTTCCTATTTCTGGTTGAAAGATGAACAACAACTCAGTTAAGTCAGATGGCCTCTTCAAGTTGGCAGTGAACTAAAAATATACAAGAAGTTATCTTGTAGATCCGTAACATAAATTCATCAATGAATAAGTTCAGAAAAAAAGTTACACTTGTTGTGTATCAACTCTATACAAGTTCATCTCTCCAGCTTTGAGGATTACTATAATCTGTGTATTTTCTGAGTATGTATGTGTAGCACCACGGCAATGAACTGTTTGAAATAAACAAGTAGTCTTGACGAAAATAATTAGTGCCCAAAATAAGGTCACCCATTCAGTAGATTCTGGTGATCACCAAACAGACTTGTGCACAATGGATCCAATACACAAGAAATATTCATCCTTGTGCAAATTGAATAGGTCACCGGACAGCAGTCATAGAAGATCTCCTTGAACACCAGCTACATATCTCACTTGCAAAGCCAAGCCTGAGCTGATCATGCCTGTCCCCGTAATATGGTTTGTGTTCGATTCCAAAAGAACACCCAACCGTGGAAGAGTAATTGAAGTCCAACCTCAAAACTCAGGCCTCATATttccataaaaaaaacacaaactaaaGGCATCCACAGATGCTCAACGTTGCAGACACCAGTCAAAAGCGTCCATATCCTGCAACTGAGGACATGCAGCTGGAAACACCCCATTGGCAAAACCTGAAACAAATTCACAATGCCATGCTGCAGATGGAGCAAGACCAAGTACTGTGACATTTTTAAAGCATATCCTTTCAAATGAAGCACCCTCAATGCCCTTCAATTCTGGGGCTTTTGTTGAATTCAAACTGAACACGTTGCTAATAAAAATTCCCTTTACTTGGGGAACAGCTTTGGGATCCCATCCTTTGTCTGGGTGGTCATTGGCCCCTCTACTAAACCTTATGGGTGCCTTCACCCTTTCCATCAGTATGTCACTTATACTAATATTTGCTATGTAGCCCCCTCTACCTTTGTCCGTTTTTATGCGCACCCCAGCTGCAGAGTCCCAAACATGCAAATCCTCAATGGTCACATTTGAAATCCCACCAGACATCTCACTACCTATTCCCACTCCAGAGCAAGTTGGAGTGGTGCCATGAACTCTTCTTACTATGATGTTTGAGCTTGGACGAGCCACTTTGATTCCATAGTGATCCCAACCACTTTTCACTGCTACAAGATCGTCGCCACTCTCAATGTAACAGTCCTCAATGCACACATTAGTGCTCGAATCTGAAACATAacatacaaaattaaatttgcaaaacaaataaatttctttatgcTAACTTCTTTGATTAGTTTAGATAAATCATTTTGCGTGATAGAAACAAGTTTCATACAGAAGTTAAATACACATAAAATATACTTGAGTTTCTTAATGTTAACTTCTCAAACTAATTTAGATGAATAGATGTTATGTTCAATTGACAGAAGAGGAGCATACCTGGGTCTATGCCATCAGTATTAGGAGCATTCAGAGGAGCCAAGATTGTCATGTCCTTGATAACAACGTTACTGAAACAAACACAGAACTATGAGGGGGcgattaattattattttttaagcatAGAACGAAGATAAATGAAATTGGGCTAAAGTATGCCTCTGACATTTAGATGGGAAGATAGTTTATCAACCcttaattgaaaataaaaatgatctAAAATGCTATGCAAACGAGCCCTTTTTTTCATCTTCCATCAAGAGCTGTTTTATTATAGTTTTCCAAATCAGAGAGAAAATAGATTAGAAAGTAGCTGGATCATTTGAAGACGAcgaaaacaaacacaaaacaaaatcccaaTCGTTTTTTCCTGACTATAATGAAATCTCACTGTTTTAAGCTCCAACTACATTACGAATTAGCATTAACTTAAATTGATATGCAAATATGTACCctccaaaaaacaaacagaaaaaacatATCAGGAAAAAGGCAGGCACCTGCAGTAAACAGGATGGATGGTCCAAAAAGGAGAATTGAGGAAAGTGAGGTTAGAGATGAGAATGTTTTGAGAGTTCATTAGCTCAAGCAGGTGACCTCTGGTATGCTCCAGTGTTCTGTTCCACCATAGTTCCCACCACATTTTCCCCTGCCCGTCAATTGTCCCATTATTACCTGAAAGGCCCCAGATAATTAATGACTCAATGCCTCCAGaaagataacaaaattaataagagTATCTTAGATATagttcacaaattttttatgtatCAAAGGCATCACAAAAGATTTTGGACACCTATTAGTGGcaccacaaaaaaaattaacttaatTAATGTATACAAATGCCATTTGGTTCTTAACCTACCACCTAATGAAGCCAAATAC of Prunus dulcis chromosome 4, ALMONDv2, whole genome shotgun sequence contains these proteins:
- the LOC117624499 gene encoding probable polygalacturonase, translated to MDAEKPSILGSSIKPTWASLLLLFTIMLVLSYQTFSTMAGLPTWVGSIWPAAGSDTLSDHHPSTCSGFFGGVPKRKVVMSIEAFGGVGDGATSNTEAFRRAILHMQRFGESGGAQLNVPKGRWLTGSFNLTSNFTLFLEEGAVILGSQDPKQWPIIEPLPSYGRGRERLGGRHISLIHGDGLTNVVITGNNGTIDGQGKMWWELWWNRTLEHTRGHLLELMNSQNILISNLTFLNSPFWTIHPVYCSNVVIKDMTILAPLNAPNTDGIDPDSSTNVCIEDCYIESGDDLVAVKSGWDHYGIKVARPSSNIIVRRVHGTTPTCSGVGIGSEMSGGISNVTIEDLHVWDSAAGVRIKTDKGRGGYIANISISDILMERVKAPIRFSRGANDHPDKGWDPKAVPQVKGIFISNVFSLNSTKAPELKGIEGASFERICFKNVTVLGLAPSAAWHCEFVSGFANGVFPAACPQLQDMDAFDWCLQR